A region from the Lycium barbarum isolate Lr01 chromosome 8, ASM1917538v2, whole genome shotgun sequence genome encodes:
- the LOC132607348 gene encoding nudix hydrolase 16, mitochondrial-like — translation MSDLVARTGRHQQRYEEGYRLIAGCIPFRFRDMEQNGGDTSEKIVEVLMINSTSGPGLLFPKGGWENDETVKEAAVREAIEEAGVRGDLVHFLGYYPFKSKTLQDEFSPEGLCKAAMFALFVKEELECWPEQSCRKRSWLTIPEAIDCCRHPWMRKALEEGFLKWHEGGMRLKENESKRNETRQLSSSSSSFSIAGYNFSYTSSGLTKL, via the exons ATGTCTGATTTGGTTGCTCGAACGGGTAGGCATCAACAGAGATATGAAGAAGGTTATCGACTCATTGCTGG GTGTATTCCATTTAGATTCAGAGATATGGAACAAAATGGTGGTGATACATCTGAAAAGATAGTTGAAGTACTGATGATAAACTCAACGAGCGGGCCTGGTCTTCTGTTTCCGAAG GGAGGGTGGGAAAATGATGAAACAGTTAAAGAGGCAGCTGTTCGTGAAGCCATAGAGGAGGCTGGAGTCCGTGGGGATTTAGTG CATTTTTTGGGATATTACCCCTTTAAAAGCAAAACACTTCAAGACGAGTTCAGCCCAGAAGGTCTGTGTAAAGCTGCCATGTTCGCTTTGTTTGTGAAGGAAGAGCTCGAGTGTTGGCCAGAACAGAGCTGCCGGAAAAGAAGTTGGCTGACAATTCCCGAGGCAATTGACTGTTGTCGACACCCATGGATGAGAAAGGCCCTTGAGGAAGGATTCTTGAAGTGGCATGAGGGTGGTATG AGACTGAAGGAGAATGAATCAAAAAGAAATGAAACAAGACAATTATCCTCCTCCTCATCATCATTTTCCATTGCTGGCTACAATTTTAGTTATACAAGTAGTGGACTAACCAAATTATAG
- the LOC132607351 gene encoding phosphatidylinositol 4-phosphate 5-kinase 6-like, whose protein sequence is MKALEATVRKTQLVARKRAHTIFGTYGPTTQVDEAELNNNNKEKELLEDHQQENYDEGPMNGELYHLEKFLPNGDYYTGYWVDNVPHGQGKYWWTDGCMYVGDWHKGKMMGKGIFSWPSGAMYEGNFKNGYMDGEGTYTAPNGDTFRGSWLMDLKHGHGVKEYANGDCYDGEWCRGLQEKSGKYTWKNGNYYVGEWQNGNICGNGKLYWTNGKMYEGNWEDGLPKGKGTFHWADGSYYVGNWSRDPDELNGTFYPSESLLERGNFEWDPQQVFNVDLIGCTISPNDKVSALPSQKKLAVRISKNVDNNNVVNRTRRMSIDGSVDSEFSRMQLSDGVGTTTTTTSISCSDIEAMVSLQEADGYKSGSPIRIPKIVKRQGITISKGHKNYELMLNLQLGIRHTVQKLGPPPTLDLEPSAFDPKEKYWTRFPPEGSKSTPRHQSCEFRWKDYCPKVFRALRTLFKVDATEYMLSICGPLRELSSPGKSGSFFYLTNDDRYMIKTMKKAEVKVLLRMLNAYYNHFRAFENTLVTRYYGLHCLKLNGPAQKKVRFVIIGNLFCTNYTIHRRFDLKGSTFGRITDKPESEIDTTTTLKDLDLNFIFRLQKSWFEEFRRQVDRDCELLEQERVMDYSLLVGVHFREGNATGYQTPSGCKTPIENGTTEVEPVHRFSRSDVDLLLLNAAGLTSTSLGVNMPARVERTFRKNDLDFQLVGEPTGELYDVTLFFGIIDILQDYDITKKLEHAYKSIQCDPNSISAVDPMAYSRRFRDYIFKVFVEDN, encoded by the exons atgaaggCATTGGAAGCAACTGTAAGAAAAACACAATTGGTAGCCAGGAAAAGAGCCCACACAATATTTGGCACATATGGACCAACAACACAAGTTGATGAAGCAGAGCTTAATAAtaacaacaaagaaaaagaattattAGAAGATCATCAACAAGAAAATTATGATGAAGGTCCAATGAATGGTGAATTATACCATTTAGAAAAATTTCTTCCTAATGGAGATTATTATACTGGATATTGGGTTGATAATGTACCTCATGGACAAGGCAAATATTGGTGGACAGATGGATGTATGTATGTAGGTGATTGGCATAAAGGAAAAATGATGGGAAAAGGTATATTTAGTTGGCCTTCTGGTGCTATGTATGAAGGAAATTTCAAGAATGGTTATATGGATGGTGAAGGTACATATACAGCACCAAATGGTGATACATTTAGAGGTTCTTGGTTAATGGATTTGAAACATGGACATGGTGTTAAAGAATATGCAAATGGTGATTGTTATGATGGGGAATGGTGTAGAGGATTACAAGAAAAAAGTGGGAAGTATACTTGGAAGAATGGGAATTATTATGTAGGTGAGTGGCAAAATGGTAACATTTGTGGGAATGGGAAATTGTATTGGACTAACGGGAAAATGTATGAAGGGAATTGGGAAGATGGATTGCCTAAAGGAAAAGGTACATTTCATTGGGCTGATGGGAGTTATTATGTTGGGAATTGGAGTAGAGATCCAGATGAATTGAATGGGACTTTTTATCCATCTGAGTCATTATTAGAAAGGGGGAATTTTGAATGGGATCCTCAACAAGTTTTCAATGTTGATTTGATTGGATGCACAATTTCACCAAATGATAAAGTTTCAGCATTGCCTTCACAAAAGAAACTCGCGGTGAGGATATCGAAGAATGTGGATAATAACAACGTCGTTAATAGGACAAGGAGGATGTCGATAGACGGTTCAGTAGATAGTGAATTTAGTAGAATGCAGTTATCAGACGGAGTTGgaacaacaactactactacaAGTATTTCTTGTTCGGATATCGAAGCGATGGTTAGTTTGCAGGAAGCTGATGGATATAAAAGTGGAAGCCCTATTAGGATTCCTAAGATTGTCAAAAGGCAAGGAATCACAATTTCTAAAGGGCATAAGAATTATGAGCTTATGCTCAATTTGCAGTTGGGAATCAG GCATACAGTACAAAAGCTTGGCCCTCCTCCAACACTTGATCTCGAGCCATCGGCTTTTGATCCGAAAGAGAAGTACTGGACAAGATTTCCACCTGAAGGATCTAAGAGTACGCCGCGCCATCAGTCTTGTGAGTTCAGATGGAAAGATTATTGCCCGAAAGTTTTCAG GGCTTTGAGGACGTTGTTCAAGGTGGATGCAACCGAGTATATGTTGTCTATTTGTGGCCCCCTTAGAGAGCTAAGTTCTCCTGGAAAAAGTGGAAGCTTCTTTTACTTGACAAATGATGATAGATACATGATCAAGACAATGAAAAAGGCAGAAGTAAAG GTACTTCTAAGGATGCTCAATGCCTATTATAACCATTTTCGTGCTTTCGAGAACACCCTCGTGACTAGGTACTATGGCCTGCATTGCCTCAAGCTAAATGGACCAGCTCAAAAgaag GTCCGGTTCGTGATCATTGGGAATCTCTTCTGCACCAATTACACTATTCATAGACGGTTCGACTTGAAAGGATCAACTTTTGGCAGGATAACAGATAAGCCAGAATCAGAAATTGATACAACAACTACTCTTAAGGATCTTGATCTCAACTTCATATTCAGGTTACAAAAGTCATGGTTTGAAGAATTCCGGAG GCAAGTTGATAGGGATTGTGAGCTCTTGGAACAGGAAAGAGTGATGGACTACAGTCTTTTAGTTGGTGTTCATTTTAGGGAAGGAAATGCTACTGGATATCAAACTCCTTCTGGCTGTAAGACGCCTATTG AAAATGGAACCACAGAAGTTGAACCAGTTCATCGGTTTTCTCGATCAGATGTGGATCTATTACTTCTTAATGCAGCAGG GTTGACTAGCACAAGTTTGGGAGTAAACATGCCTGCAAGAGTTGAAAGGACATTCAGGAAAAATGACTTGGACTTTCAGCTAGTCGGAGAACCAACAGGGGAGTTGTACGATGTGACATTGTTTTTCGGAAtaatagacatacttcaagactATGACATTACCAAAAAGCTTGAACATGCTTACAAGTCCATCCAATGCGATCCAAATTCTATCTCAGCAGTTGATCCAATGGCATACTCAAGGCGTTTTCGCGATTACATATTCAAAGTTTTTGTAGAGGACAATTAA
- the LOC132607350 gene encoding nonsense-mediated mRNA decay factor SMG7-like, whose translation MDNSLDHSPRERVQRLFNKNVELENKRRKAVQARVPSDPNAWQQMRENYEAIILEDHAFSEQHEIEYALWQLHYRRIEELRGRFNAAIASNGSTTSQTGKGPPRNGPDSITKIRTQFKTFLSEATGFYHDLMVKIRAKYGLPLGAFSDDPGNQIPSSNDVNKSIEVKKGLISCHRCLIYLGDLARYRGLYGEGDSKARDLAAASSYYLQASSLWPSSGNPHHQLAILASYSSDELVAIYRYFRSLAIENPFTTARDNLIIAFEKNRQCYSQLPGDAKASSIKAAPSRTTGKGRGKSEIRQSQKDEKVEASVAKEKGSSISEIFKTFSTGFVRLNGILFTRTSLETFEEVLSIVKNDLLELLSSGSDEKYSFGSDATDCRLAIVRLVAILIFTIHNVIKESDNQSYAEILQRSVLLQKAFTAAFEFMGHVVERCIQLNDPSSSFLLPGILVFVEWLACHQDIALGNESEEKQARARSFFWKTCITFFNKLLSTGSKFVDEDETCFFNMSRYDEGESGNRLALPEDFELRGFVPLLPAQLILDFSRKHSFGGDSGSKEKKARLQRMIAAGKALANVVRVGEEGIYFDTRGKKFIIGVEPQTSDDYQLNGSMEVAKLSGIGLESPDVGQLTVGDPLPKQQLYVECEEEDEVIVFKPPVMEKANGISSNTMTSAVPVSGISAANAPPGASMAFVDKCCEMGPFPSALDGLRLQNAWSATRLPTSISHTNTQYVQPIQPSTSMWSVEQGAVMNGLGGLNLMGNGFTTEAELLNHPEMMPPAAYSVPLPQSVKFSTANNIHFQVPEAAISSTFSSFTPSIAGSDSMKSSPVISTGMKKNPVSRPVRHLGPPPGFGSVASKVDDSSSALTLKNENNPIPRMDDYSWLNGYQLPSTHQSIGYNNTDNHSTQTYHSVSNSSIAGISFPFPGKQVPSLHMQSDIQKANQQSVALPQQYQGQSLWQDRFFV comes from the exons ATGGATAACAGTTTAGATCATTCGCCACGGGAACGTGTTCAGCGGCTCTTCAACAAG AATGTGGAGTTGGAGAACAAGCGTAGGAAAGCAGTACAAGCTAGAGTTCCTTCTGACCCAAACGCATGGCAACAAATGCGTGAAAACTATGAAGCTATCATCCTCGAGGATCACGCTTTTTCTGAACAACATGAAATAGAGTATGCCTTGTGGCAGTTGCATTATAGAAGAATTGAGGAACTGCGTGGACGCTTTAATGCTGCAATAGCTTCAAATGGATCAACTACTTCTCAGACTGGGAAAGGTCCGCCTCGCAACGGGCCAGATAGCATCACAAAGATCCGCACGCAGTTCAAGACTTTTCTCTCAGAAGCAACTGGCTTTTATCATGATTTGATGGTGAAGATCAGGGCAAAGTATGGCCTGCCACTAGGAGCTTTCTCTGATGATCCAGGGAATCAGATTCCTTCTTCAAATGATGTTAATAAATCTATTGAGGTGAAGAAAGGATTGATATCCTGCCATCGTTGTTTGATTTATCTGGGTGATCTTGCTCGGTACAGAGGCTTATATGGTGAGGGTGACTCTAAAGCTCGTGACCTTGCGGCAGCATCAAGTTATTACCTGCAAGCTTCTTCACTGTGGCCCTCAAGCGGCAATCCTCATCATCAG CTTGCAATACTGGCTTCCTATTCCAGTGATGAGTTGGTGGCGATCTATCGCTATTTTCGTAGTCTTGCTATTGAGAATCCTTTTACGACTGCAAGGGACAACCTGATCATTGCATTTGAGAAG AATCGTCAGTGTTACTCCCAGCTACCAGGGGATGCTAAGGCTTCGTCTATCAAGGCAGCTCCTTCACGAACAACGGGTAAAGGACGAGGTAAAAGTGAAATAAGGCAGTCTCAAAAAGATGAAAAGGTTGAAGCAAGTGTAGCGAAGGAAAAAGGTTCAAGTATATCTGAAATCTTCAAAACCTTCAGCACAGGGTTTGTTCGGTTGAATGGTATTCTCTTCACACGCACCAG CTTGGAGACCTTTGAAGAAGTGCTGTCAATTGTTAAGAATGATCTGCTTGAGCTTCTCTCATCTGGGTCTGATGAGAAGTATAGTTTTGGTTCAGATGCTACGGACTGCAGACTGGCAATTGTCAGGCTCGTGGCCATCTTAATATTCACCATCCATAATGTGATTAAGGAAAGTGATAATCAGTCATATGCTGAGATTCTACAGAGATCAGTTCTTCTACAGAAGGCATTTACTGCTGCCTTTGAGTTCATGGGTCATGTGGTTGAGAGATGTATCCAACTAAATGATCCCTCGTCAAGCTTCTTATTGCCTGGTATCTTGGTTTTTGTAGAATGGTTGGCGTGCCATCAAGATATTGCACTTGGTAATGAATCAGAGGAAAAACAAGCAAGGGCTAGATCTTTTTTCTGGAAGACCTGCATCACTTTCTTTAATAAGCTATTGTCGACTGGGTCTAAGTTTGTCGATGAAGATGAAACATGTTTTTTCAATATGAGCAGGTATGATGAAGGTGAGAGTGGTAATCGTCTTGCATTGCCGGAAGACTTTGAACTTAGAGGGTTTGTTCCTCTTCTTCCGGCACAGCTCATCCTTGACTTCTCAAGAAAACATTCTTTTGGTGGTGATAGTGGAAGTAAAGAGAAGAAGGCACGTCTTCAGAGGATGATAGCGGCTGGAAAGGCTCTTGCTAATGTGGTCAGGGTTGGAGAAGAGGGAATATATTTCGACACCAGGGGAAAGAAATTTATCATCGGTGTTGAGCCCCAAACTTCTGATGATTATCAACTTAATGGCTCCATGGAAGTTGCCAAATTAAGTGGTATTGGACTGGAAAGTCCAGATGTTGGACAGTTGACTGTGGGAGATCCGCTGCCAAAGCAGCAATTGTATGTTGAATGTGAGGAAGAAGACGAAGTTATTGTTTTTAAGCCACCAGTTATGGAAAAAGCGAATGGCATCTCTTCAAATACAATGACTTCAGCGGTTCCTGTATCTGGTATTAGTGCTGCCAATGCTCCTCCTGGTGCTAGCATGGCGTTTGTTGATAAGTGTTGTGAGATGGGGCCATTTCCGTCTGCACTTGATGGGTTGAGGTTGCAGAATGCTTGGAGTGCTACAAGGCTGCCAACAAGCATTTCCCATACCAATACCCAATATGTGCAGCCAATCCAACCAAGTACTTCAATGTGGTCTGTAGAGCAAGGTGCTGTCATGAATGGATTGGGGGGCTTGAACTTGATGGGAAATGGTTTTACAACAGAAGCTGAGTTGCTAAATCATCCAGAAATGATGCCACCTGCAGCATATTCAGTTCCTTTACCCCAGTCTGTGAAGTTCAGCACTGCAAATAATATTCACTTCCAGGTTCCAGAGGCTGCTATATCATCTACCTTCAGTTCATTTACACCTTCAATAGCTGGTTCCGATAGCATGAAATCTTCACCAGTTATCTCAACAGGAATGAAGAAAAATCCAGTGAGCCGACCAGTTAGACATCTGGGTCCACCTCCAGGGTTTGGTTCTGTTGCTTCCAAAGTAGATGACTCTTCATCTGCCTTGACCTTAAAGAATGAAAATAACCCCATTCCTCGTATGGATGATTATAGCTGGTTGAATGGATATCAGTTACCTTCAACACATCAGAGCATTGGTTACAATAACACGGACAATCATTCAACACAAACATATCACTCTGTGAGCAACAGTAGCATAGCCGGGATTAGCTTTCCTTTCCCTGGGAAACAGGTGCCCTCTCTGCACATGCAGTCAGATATCCAGAAAGCAAACCAACAATCTGTTGCACTGCCTCAGCAGTATCAAGGACAGTCCCTGTGGCAAGATCGTTTCTTTGTGTGA